The window AACAGGGTGAAGATGCCGTTCAGCGCCCATGCGGCCCCGTAGAAGATCCGCATCACGACCAGCAGCGCGCCGAAGGAGACGCCGAGAAACGCCATCCCCGTTCCCATGTAGAGGAGCACGCGCAGGGGGAACTCCGAGAACGAGGTGAGCAGGTCGAACTGGAGGTTCATCAGCTTCCAAAGGTTGTAGTTGGACACCCCCGCGTGCCGTTCCGCATGCCCCACGGGGATCTCCGTCATCCGTTTCGCGAAGAGGGTCGCCAGGGCGGGGATGAACGTGGAGTACTCCTGGCTCTCCACCATGCGGTCGACCACCTCGCGCCGGTACGCCCGAAGCATGCACCCCCAGTCGCTCATGCGGATCCCCGTGATCCGCCGGGTCATCATGTTCACGATGCGTGAAGGGATCTTCCGGAAGATCGAGTCCTTCCGCATCTCGCGTACCGTCCCCACGACTTCAAAGTTCCCCTCTTCCATCGCGCGCACGATGGCGGGGATCTCCTCGGGTGGGTTCTGCAGGTCCGCGTCGATCGTGACGACGATCTCCCCCCGGACGATGGAAAATCCCGAGATGATCGCCGAATGCTGCCCGTAATTCCGGGTGAGCTCGAGGACCCGGACGCCGGCCCGCCCGACGAATCCTTTCAGCACCTCGAGGGAGTTGTCCCGGCTGCCGTCGTCGACGTAGATGATCTCGTACGGCCCCCCCGTCGTCCGCAACGCCGCCTCGAGCCGGTCCATCAGCAGGGGGAGGTTCGGCTCCTCGTTGTAGACGGGGACGACGACGGAGATCACGGGCCGACCCCCGGAACGATCTCCCGGACCGCCTCGCAGACGTAATCGACATCGGCGTCGGACATCCCCGGGAACAGGGGGAGGGAGACGATCCCTTTCCCCGCACGCTCGGTGTCGGGCAGGTCGCCCTCCCGCGTCCCGAACCGTTCCCGGACGTACGAGAGGAGGTGGCACGGGGGGAAGTGAAGCCCCACGCCGACGTTGCGCTCCGCGAGGGCGCCGATGAAGGCGTCCCGGTCCATCCCCGTCGCTTTCACGACGAACAGGTGCCACGAGTGGACGTGCGCGTACGGGACGGTCTCCGGGAGATCGATCCCCGGAACGCCTGAGAGCCCGGCGAAGTAGCGCCGGGCGAGCTCGGCCCGGCGGGCGTTGAGCGCCGCGACCTTGCGCATCTGGACCACCCCGATCGCGGCGTGGAGATCGGTCAGGTTGTATTTGTACCCCGGCTCCCGGATGTCGTAGTGGGGGGTCCCCCCCTTTCCGTACCGCTTCCACGCGTCCCGCTCGATCCCGTGGAATCGGAGCAACCGTAGGCGCGCGGCGAGGGCGTCGTCGTAACAGGTGACCATCCCCCCCTCGGCCGTCGTGATGTTCTTGATCGGGTGGAAGGAGAAGATCGCGATGTTTCCCGGGGCGCCCGGACGCGGAGGGCCGCCGGCGGGGACGCCCTTATACACGGTGCCCACGGCGTGCGCGGCGTCCTCGATCACGGGGATCCCGGCGCGGTCGGCCGCCGCGCGGATTGGGTCGAGGTCGGCGGGCGCGCCGGCGAAATGGACGGGGATCACCGCCTTCGTACGGGGGGAGATCGATGCCGCGAGCGCATCGGGCCGCACCTGGAGCGTCCCGTAGTCGACGTCGGCGAAGACCGGCGTCGCCCCGCGCAGGACGACCTGGTTGACGGTGGAGGCGAACGTCATCGAAGGGGTGGCCACCTCGTCCCCCGGGCCGATCCCGAGAGCCGTGAGGACGATGTGGAGCCCGGCGGTGGCGGAAGTGACCGCGACCGCGTGCGGCGCCCCCGTGACCTCGCGGAAGATCCCCTCCAGCTCCGCGACTCTCGGCCCGCTCGTGATCCAGCCGGAGCGCAGCGTCTCCGCGACCGCCGCCACCTCCTCCTCGCCGAGCGCAGGGCGGGACAACGGCAGGAATTCGTCACGGATCTTCAAGGGCGCGTCCGTTCCTCGCGGCGTGGTGGGATCAGGAGGATAGCCCCCTGAATCAGAACCGGTTCACGATGAGGATACCTTCATCGGACCGGTAGAGCAACCGGTGACCAGGGAACTTCTCGCGAAACACGGGGAGCTTGTCGCCGCGGCCGACACAGAAGACGCGCGCATCGGAATTCCACAGGGCGAGGAACGCCGCGTCGTCGAGAAAGAACGTTTTCCGGTCCGCCGCCCGATCCGCACCGAACGCGAGCTCCCCCACCTCGTTCACGAGGACGGATCGACGCTTCGTATAGAAGGGAAGCCCCTGGCGGTACGTTCCGTACTGCGCCACGACGTCCCCTTCGCGCAGGGAGGCGGAGAGGACGGAGGAGAGGTTCTTCACGGACTTGTACTTCCCGAGATATTCCGCCGCCGGGCGGTTGAGGGAGGTGAGGAACAGGGCGAGGAGGAGGAACGACAGGAAGACGACCCGCTCCGCCGAGAGCCGGCGAATGAATAGCGGCATCACACCCCACGCAATGATCAGCGCCGCGGGGAGGGCGCACAGCGGAACCCACCGGGACGGCTCGATCACGTGCCGGGTGTACGACGGGAACAGCACGATCCCGGCGGCCAGGATTGCACCCAACGCGAAGGGGAAGCGGCAACGGACGGACCCGTCCTCCCGGTCGACCCAAAGGTCGAGCGCCCGCCCGAAGAGGACGGCCAGCGGAGGGAACAGCGGCGCCGCGTAGGTGATGAGCTTCGAGTCGGAGAAGGAGAAGAAGAGGAAGATGAAGAGGACCCAGCAGAAGAGGAACCGCCGATCCTCCGCCGGGAAAAAGCCGCCCCGCGCCTCCCACGCGGCGCGAACGGCGCGGCGAGCGAACGCCAGCCACGGGAGGAGACCCGCGATCACGATGGGGAAGAAGAACCAGAACGGCTGGTACCGATGGTGGATCTTCGTCGCGTACCGCAGGAACTGCTCGTGGACGAAGAAGAACCAGAGGAAGTCGGGGTTGGCCCGCTGCACGAGAACGACCCACGGCAGGGCGATCGCGAGGAACAGGGCGATTCCCGGCAGCGAGATCGCCTTTCCGATCTCCCGGTGACGCCGCGACAGCAGCATCCAGAACAGCAGGATCGCCGCGGGGAAGACGATCCCGATCAGTCCCTTCGCGAGGAACGCCAGCGCCGCCCCCGCGTACGAAAGAAGCAACCAGCGCCGGCTCTCCCGCTTCCCCGACAGGTAGAGGAAGGCGGGGAAGATCGCGACGATCATCGTGACGGCAAGCGTCATGTCGAGGGTGTTGATCCGCCCGATGATGTAGTTGTAGAGGGAGGTCGAAAGCACCATGGCGGCGAAGAGGCCGGCCCGGGGACCCGCGAGAACCGCCCCCATCCAGTACGTGA is drawn from Deltaproteobacteria bacterium CG2_30_66_27 and contains these coding sequences:
- a CDS encoding UDP-4-amino-4-deoxy-L-arabinose--oxoglutarate aminotransferase (catalyzes the conversion of UDP-4-keto-arabinose to UDP-4-amino-4-deoxy-L-arabinose), with protein sequence MRDEFLPLSRPALGEEEVAAVAETLRSGWITSGPRVAELEGIFREVTGAPHAVAVTSATAGLHIVLTALGIGPGDEVATPSMTFASTVNQVVLRGATPVFADVDYGTLQVRPDALAASISPRTKAVIPVHFAGAPADLDPIRAAADRAGIPVIEDAAHAVGTVYKGVPAGGPPRPGAPGNIAIFSFHPIKNITTAEGGMVTCYDDALAARLRLLRFHGIERDAWKRYGKGGTPHYDIREPGYKYNLTDLHAAIGVVQMRKVAALNARRAELARRYFAGLSGVPGIDLPETVPYAHVHSWHLFVVKATGMDRDAFIGALAERNVGVGLHFPPCHLLSYVRERFGTREGDLPDTERAGKGIVSLPLFPGMSDADVDYVCEAVREIVPGVGP